Proteins encoded together in one Kitasatospora albolonga window:
- a CDS encoding DNA-binding protein, whose product MTDILSAPLVVEFPFTRSLGPVQSAFLTGLRERTVLGVRTSDGTVLVPPTEYDPVTADELRELVEVAATGTVTTWAWNPSPRRNQPLGTPFAWVLVRLDGAGTALLHALDAPGPDAVRTGMRVRIRWAPTRTGAITDIACFEPYDGEPGPGEPAPHTGEFTDPVTGIVAPARLDYVHTPGRAQSAYLKALEDHRTVGERCPACRKVYVPPRGACPTCGIATAEQVEVGPRGTVTTFCIVNIKAKNLDIEVPYVYAHIALDGADLALHGRIAGIPYDQVRMGLRVEPVWAGAGRGSSHVDHYRPTGEPDADYDTYKELV is encoded by the coding sequence ATGACCGACATCCTCAGCGCCCCGCTGGTGGTCGAATTCCCCTTCACCCGCTCCCTCGGACCCGTCCAGAGCGCCTTCCTCACCGGACTGCGCGAACGCACCGTCCTCGGCGTCCGCACGAGCGACGGCACGGTCCTCGTCCCGCCCACCGAGTACGACCCCGTCACGGCGGACGAGCTCCGCGAACTCGTCGAGGTCGCCGCCACCGGCACCGTCACCACCTGGGCCTGGAACCCGTCCCCGCGCCGCAACCAGCCGCTGGGAACCCCGTTCGCCTGGGTGCTCGTCCGGCTCGACGGCGCCGGTACCGCGCTCCTGCACGCCCTGGACGCGCCCGGACCCGACGCCGTACGCACCGGGATGCGGGTCCGCATCCGCTGGGCGCCCACGCGCACCGGGGCCATCACCGACATCGCCTGCTTCGAACCGTACGACGGTGAGCCCGGCCCCGGCGAACCCGCGCCGCACACCGGGGAGTTCACCGACCCCGTCACCGGGATCGTCGCCCCGGCCCGCCTCGACTACGTCCACACCCCCGGCCGCGCCCAGAGCGCCTACCTCAAGGCCCTGGAGGACCACCGCACCGTCGGCGAACGCTGCCCCGCCTGCCGCAAGGTCTACGTACCGCCGCGCGGAGCCTGCCCCACCTGCGGCATCGCCACCGCCGAACAGGTCGAGGTCGGACCGCGCGGCACCGTCACCACCTTCTGCATCGTCAACATCAAAGCGAAGAATCTCGACATCGAAGTCCCCTACGTCTACGCCCACATCGCCCTCGACGGCGCCGACCTCGCCCTCCACGGCCGTATCGCGGGCATCCCGTACGACCAGGTCCGCATGGGGCTGCGCGTGGAGCCCGTCTGGGCCGGTGCCGGCCGGGGGTCCAGCCATGTCGACCACTACCGGCCCACCGGGGAGCCCGACGCCGACTACGACACGTACAAGGAGCTGGTGTAG
- a CDS encoding lipid-transfer protein — MRDVAIVAFAQSPHRRRTDELSEVDLLMPVLHEVLGATGLKANEIGFTCSGSADYLAGRAFSFTMALDGVGAHPPISESHVETDGAWALYEAWVKILTGEADTALVYSYGKSSPGEVRDVLTRQLDPYYLAPLWPDSVSLAALQAQALIDAGHTDEAALTAVAARSRTDATANPYAQLTGDVPAGDHLVHPLRTGDCPPIGDGAAAVVLAAGDTARSLCDRPAWIRGIDHRIEAHSLGVRDLTDSPSARLAAQHAGAFERPLDTAELHAPFTSQEVVLRRALGLGDDVRINPSGGALAANPIMAAGLIRLGEAAARIHRGASDRALAHATSGPCLQQNLVAVLEGESAHG; from the coding sequence ATGCGAGACGTGGCGATCGTCGCCTTCGCCCAGAGCCCGCACCGACGGCGTACCGACGAACTCTCCGAGGTCGACCTGCTGATGCCCGTCCTCCACGAGGTCCTGGGGGCGACCGGCCTGAAGGCCAACGAGATCGGGTTCACCTGCTCCGGCTCCGCCGACTACCTCGCCGGGCGCGCCTTCTCCTTCACCATGGCGCTCGACGGCGTCGGGGCGCACCCGCCGATCTCCGAGTCCCACGTCGAGACGGACGGGGCCTGGGCGCTGTACGAGGCATGGGTGAAGATCCTGACCGGCGAGGCGGACACCGCGCTCGTCTACTCCTACGGCAAGTCTTCACCCGGCGAGGTCCGTGACGTCCTCACCCGCCAGCTCGACCCCTACTACCTCGCCCCCCTCTGGCCCGACTCCGTCTCCCTCGCCGCCCTCCAGGCGCAGGCGCTCATCGACGCGGGCCACACCGACGAGGCGGCCCTCACGGCCGTCGCCGCCCGCAGCCGCACCGATGCCACCGCCAACCCGTACGCCCAGCTCACCGGGGACGTCCCGGCAGGGGACCACCTCGTGCACCCCTTGCGTACCGGCGACTGCCCGCCGATCGGCGACGGCGCCGCCGCCGTGGTCCTCGCGGCCGGGGACACCGCCCGCTCCCTGTGCGACCGGCCCGCCTGGATACGGGGCATCGACCACCGCATCGAGGCCCACTCCCTCGGCGTCCGCGACCTCACCGACTCGCCCTCCGCCCGGCTCGCAGCCCAGCACGCCGGAGCTTTCGAACGCCCCTTGGACACCGCCGAGTTGCACGCCCCGTTCACCTCGCAGGAGGTCGTCCTGCGCCGGGCGCTCGGGCTCGGCGACGACGTCCGTATCAACCCCTCCGGCGGGGCCCTCGCCGCCAACCCGATCATGGCGGCGGGCCTCATCCGGCTCGGCGAGGCCGCCGCCCGCATCCACCGCGGCGCGTCCGACCGGGCCCTCGCCCACGCCACCTCCGGGCCCTGCCTGCAACAGAACCTGGTCGCCGTCCTGGAAGGGGAGAGCGCTCATGGCTGA
- a CDS encoding acetyl-CoA acetyltransferase (Catalyzes the synthesis of acetoacetyl coenzyme A from two molecules of acetyl coenzyme A. It can also act as a thiolase, catalyzing the reverse reaction and generating two-carbon units from the four-carbon product of fatty acid oxidation) — MAEEPVAVVGIGQTKHVAARHDVSIAGLVREAAVRALEDAALTWSDIDAVVIGKAPDFFEGVMMPELYLADALGAVGKPMLRVHTAGSVGGSTALVAANLVAARVHRTVLTLAFEKQSESNAMWGLSLPVPFQQPLLAGAGGFFAPHVRAYMRRTGAPDTVGSLVAYKDRRNALKNPYAHLHDTGITLEKVQASPMLWDPIRYSETCPSSDGACAMVLTDRAGAGRAPYPPAWVHGGAMRSEPTLFAGKDFVSPQAGRDCAADVYRQARITDPRREIDAVEMYVPFSWYEPMWLENLGFAGEGEGWKLTEAGVTELDGDLPVNPSGGVLSTNPIGASGMIRFAEAALQVRGRAGEHQIDGAARAVGHAYGGGAQFFAMWLVGSQPPPG; from the coding sequence ATGGCTGAGGAGCCCGTCGCCGTCGTCGGCATCGGCCAGACCAAACACGTCGCCGCCCGGCACGACGTCTCCATCGCCGGACTGGTCCGCGAGGCGGCGGTCCGCGCGCTGGAGGACGCCGCACTGACCTGGAGCGACATCGACGCCGTCGTCATCGGCAAGGCCCCCGACTTCTTCGAGGGCGTCATGATGCCGGAGCTGTACCTCGCCGACGCCCTCGGAGCCGTCGGCAAACCGATGCTCCGCGTCCACACGGCGGGCTCGGTCGGCGGGTCGACCGCGCTGGTCGCCGCCAACCTCGTCGCCGCCCGCGTCCACCGGACCGTTCTGACCCTCGCCTTCGAGAAACAGTCCGAATCCAACGCCATGTGGGGGCTCTCCCTGCCCGTCCCCTTCCAGCAGCCGCTGCTGGCCGGGGCGGGCGGCTTCTTCGCCCCGCACGTCCGCGCGTACATGCGCCGTACGGGAGCCCCCGACACGGTCGGCTCCCTCGTCGCGTACAAGGACCGCCGCAACGCCCTCAAGAACCCTTACGCGCACCTCCACGACACCGGCATCACCCTGGAGAAGGTCCAGGCGTCCCCGATGCTCTGGGACCCGATCCGCTACTCCGAGACCTGCCCCTCCTCCGACGGGGCCTGTGCGATGGTCCTCACCGACCGCGCGGGCGCGGGCCGGGCCCCGTACCCGCCGGCCTGGGTGCACGGCGGCGCGATGCGCAGCGAACCGACCCTGTTCGCGGGCAAGGACTTCGTCTCCCCGCAGGCGGGCAGGGACTGCGCCGCCGACGTCTACCGCCAGGCCCGGATCACCGACCCGCGCCGGGAGATCGACGCCGTCGAGATGTACGTCCCCTTCTCCTGGTACGAGCCGATGTGGCTGGAGAACCTCGGCTTCGCCGGTGAGGGCGAGGGGTGGAAGCTCACCGAGGCGGGGGTCACCGAACTCGACGGCGACCTCCCGGTCAACCCGTCGGGCGGGGTGCTGTCCACCAACCCGATCGGCGCGTCCGGCATGATCCGCTTCGCCGAGGCCGCCCTCCAGGTACGGGGGAGGGCGGGCGAGCACCAGATCGACGGGGCCGCCCGGGCGGTCGGCCACGCGTACGGCGGCGGGGCGCAGTTCTTCGCCATGTGGCTCGTGGGGTCGCAGCCGCCGCCGGGGTGA
- a CDS encoding enoyl-CoA hydratase (Catalyzes the reversible hydration of unsaturated fatty acyl-CoA to beta-hydroxyacyl-CoA): MGGTEHLTVEREGATLVLTLNRPHARNALSLPMLVGLYDGWLAADADDGVRSVVLTGAGGAFCSGMDLKALAGGGMAGEEYRERMTADPDLHWKAMLRHHRPRKPVIAAVEGPCVAGGTEILQGTDIRIAGEGATFGLFEVRRGLFPIGGSTVRLPRQIPRTHALEMLLTGRPYTAGEAAAIGLVGRVVPDGTALEEALAVAERINACGPLAVEAVKASVYEGAELTESEALAAELKRGWPVFATEDAKEGARAFAEKRPPVYRRA, from the coding sequence ATGGGCGGTACGGAACACCTCACCGTGGAGCGCGAAGGCGCCACGCTGGTGCTCACCTTGAACAGGCCGCACGCCAGGAACGCGTTGTCGCTGCCGATGCTCGTCGGGCTGTACGACGGATGGCTCGCGGCCGACGCGGACGACGGGGTGCGCTCCGTCGTCCTGACCGGGGCGGGCGGCGCCTTCTGCTCCGGCATGGACCTCAAGGCGCTGGCGGGCGGCGGGATGGCGGGCGAGGAGTACCGGGAGCGGATGACCGCCGACCCGGACCTGCACTGGAAGGCGATGCTGCGCCACCACCGCCCCCGCAAACCGGTGATCGCCGCCGTGGAGGGGCCCTGCGTCGCAGGCGGCACCGAGATCCTCCAGGGGACGGACATCCGCATCGCCGGGGAGGGCGCCACCTTCGGGCTCTTCGAGGTCCGGCGCGGCCTCTTCCCGATCGGCGGCTCCACCGTCCGGCTGCCCCGTCAGATCCCCCGCACCCACGCCCTGGAAATGCTCCTCACCGGCCGTCCGTACACCGCCGGGGAGGCCGCCGCCATCGGGCTCGTCGGCCGCGTCGTGCCCGACGGCACCGCGCTGGAGGAGGCCCTCGCCGTCGCCGAACGGATCAACGCCTGCGGGCCGCTCGCCGTCGAGGCCGTCAAGGCATCGGTCTACGAGGGCGCCGAGCTGACCGAGAGCGAGGCCCTGGCCGCCGAACTCAAGCGCGGCTGGCCCGTGTTCGCCACCGAGGACGCCAAGGAGGGCGCCCGCGCCTTCGCCGAGAAGCGCCCGCCCGTCTACCGGCGCGCCTGA
- a CDS encoding MBL fold metallo-hydrolase encodes MGDHTVRRIDETPLPPETGPWLLPGATADLVAQASWLRPEFADDQGVLRLASHSFAVEADGLRIVVDTGIGNGKQRANPAWHQQQTDYEERLRAAGFAPESVDLVVLTHLHTDHVGWNTRAEGDDWVPMFPHARYVTSRTEWDHWAGAELDEPRQQMFRDSVHPVREAGLLDLVDVSDGGTDISPGVRLLPAPGHTPGQVAVELSSGGERAVVTGDSIHHPVQLAHPGICSCADIEPALAARTRHRLLDSLADTPALLLGTHFPPPTAGFVRRAGDAYRLVPAPPEH; translated from the coding sequence GTGGGCGACCACACCGTCCGGCGCATCGACGAGACGCCCCTGCCGCCGGAGACCGGGCCGTGGCTGCTGCCCGGGGCGACTGCCGATCTCGTCGCCCAAGCCTCCTGGCTGCGCCCCGAGTTCGCCGACGACCAGGGGGTTCTCCGGCTGGCGAGCCACAGTTTCGCCGTCGAGGCGGACGGCCTGCGGATCGTCGTCGACACGGGCATCGGCAACGGGAAGCAGCGGGCGAACCCCGCCTGGCACCAGCAGCAGACCGATTACGAGGAGCGGCTGCGGGCGGCGGGCTTCGCGCCGGAGAGCGTCGACCTCGTCGTGCTGACCCACCTCCACACCGACCACGTGGGGTGGAACACCCGGGCCGAGGGCGATGACTGGGTGCCCATGTTCCCCCACGCCCGGTATGTCACCTCGCGCACCGAGTGGGACCACTGGGCCGGTGCCGAACTGGACGAGCCGCGACAGCAGATGTTCCGGGACTCCGTGCACCCCGTCCGGGAGGCGGGCCTCCTCGACCTGGTCGACGTCTCCGACGGCGGTACGGACATCTCCCCGGGCGTACGGCTGCTGCCTGCCCCCGGCCATACGCCGGGCCAGGTGGCGGTGGAGCTGAGCAGCGGCGGCGAGAGGGCGGTCGTCACCGGCGACAGCATCCACCACCCGGTCCAGCTGGCGCACCCCGGCATCTGCAGCTGCGCGGACATCGAACCCGCTCTCGCGGCCCGGACCCGGCACCGGCTCCTCGACTCGCTCGCCGACACCCCGGCGCTTCTGCTCGGGACCCATTTCCCGCCGCCCACCGCCGGATTCGTCCGGCGCGCGGGCGACGCGTACCGGCTGGTCCCGGCCCCGCCGGAACACTGA
- a CDS encoding acyl-CoA synthetase, producing the protein MEYNLADLFESVVDVVPDREALLYVDHPGTGAERHLTYAGLDAAANRIAHHLIDAGLRPGEHLGLHLYNGVEYLQTVLGALKARLVPVNVNYRYVEEELVYLYRDADLAALVFDGEFDERVAAASAQAPALRHLVRVGSAPTPPGLRAVPFTEAEASGSPSRGFGPRSADDQFIIYTGGTTGMPKGVMWRQEDLFFSGLGGGAPTGDPVKSPQELAERVAAGGDGITFFPTPPLMHGTSTLTAFIGFNFGQRVVVHRKFVPEEVLRTIEKEKVTSVSLVGDAMLRPLIDALNGPLRGTDCSSLFSVSSSGAIMSDSVRAEFQALVPTVLLLNNFGSSESGFNGTATADSGPERGFRVQVNARTAVVDPVTYEPVAPGEVGRIAQRGHVPLGYYNDPAKSAGTFFRKDGERWVLLGDMATVDAEGIVTVLGRGSQCINTGGEKVYPEEVEQALKSHPDVYDALVAGVPDERWGSRVAAVLELRDGATALDLAAVQAHCRTRLAGYKIPRALVLADRIQRSPSGKADYRWAKAVAAAGSGADG; encoded by the coding sequence GTGGAGTACAACCTTGCCGACCTGTTCGAGTCGGTCGTCGACGTGGTCCCCGACCGCGAGGCGCTCCTGTACGTCGACCATCCCGGTACGGGTGCCGAGCGGCACCTCACGTACGCCGGACTCGACGCCGCCGCCAACCGGATCGCCCACCACCTCATCGACGCGGGCCTCCGCCCGGGCGAGCACCTGGGCCTGCACCTGTACAACGGCGTCGAGTACCTCCAGACGGTCCTGGGGGCCCTGAAGGCCCGGCTGGTGCCGGTGAACGTCAACTACCGTTACGTGGAGGAGGAGCTGGTCTACCTCTACCGGGACGCGGACCTGGCGGCGCTGGTCTTCGACGGCGAGTTCGACGAGCGGGTCGCGGCGGCGTCCGCGCAGGCCCCGGCGCTGCGCCATCTGGTCCGGGTGGGGTCCGCCCCCACACCCCCGGGCCTGAGGGCCGTCCCCTTCACCGAGGCGGAGGCATCCGGCTCCCCGTCGCGCGGCTTCGGACCCCGTTCCGCCGACGACCAGTTCATCATCTACACCGGCGGCACGACGGGCATGCCGAAGGGGGTGATGTGGCGTCAGGAGGACCTGTTCTTCTCCGGTCTGGGCGGTGGCGCGCCGACCGGCGATCCGGTGAAGAGCCCGCAGGAGCTGGCGGAACGGGTGGCGGCGGGCGGCGACGGCATCACCTTCTTCCCCACTCCCCCGCTGATGCACGGCACCTCCACGCTGACCGCGTTCATCGGGTTCAACTTCGGCCAACGGGTCGTCGTCCACCGCAAGTTCGTCCCCGAAGAGGTGCTGCGGACGATCGAGAAGGAGAAGGTCACCAGCGTTTCGCTGGTGGGCGACGCGATGCTGCGTCCGCTGATCGACGCCCTCAACGGGCCGCTGCGCGGCACGGACTGCTCGTCGCTGTTCTCCGTCTCCAGCTCCGGGGCGATCATGTCGGACTCGGTGCGCGCGGAGTTCCAGGCGCTCGTGCCGACCGTGCTGCTGCTCAACAACTTCGGCTCCTCCGAGTCCGGCTTCAACGGCACGGCGACCGCCGACTCGGGCCCCGAGCGGGGCTTCCGGGTCCAGGTCAACGCCCGTACGGCCGTGGTCGATCCGGTGACCTATGAGCCGGTGGCGCCGGGCGAGGTGGGCCGTATCGCCCAGCGCGGCCATGTCCCGCTCGGCTACTACAACGACCCGGCCAAGAGCGCCGGCACCTTCTTCCGCAAGGACGGCGAGCGGTGGGTGCTGCTGGGCGACATGGCGACCGTGGACGCGGAGGGCATCGTCACCGTGCTCGGCCGGGGTTCGCAGTGCATCAACACCGGCGGGGAGAAGGTCTATCCGGAGGAGGTCGAGCAGGCGCTCAAGTCCCACCCGGACGTGTACGACGCGCTCGTCGCGGGCGTCCCCGACGAGCGCTGGGGCAGCCGTGTCGCCGCCGTGCTCGAACTCCGGGACGGGGCAACGGCGTTGGACCTGGCGGCGGTACAGGCCCACTGCCGGACCCGGCTCGCCGGGTACAAGATCCCGCGCGCCCTGGTCCTCGCCGACCGGATTCAGCGCTCACCGAGCGGCAAGGCAGACTACCGCTGGGCGAAGGCGGTGGCGGCGGCCGGGTCCGGGGCGGACGGCTGA
- a CDS encoding alpha/beta hydrolase yields MPTFSAYDTTPLAYRLVGEGEPLICLPGGPMRASAYLGDLGGLSAVRQLVLLDLRGTGDSAVPEDPSTYRCDRLVDDVEALREHLGADRVDVLAHSASADLALLYAARHPERLRTLTLVTPSTRAVGIEVTGQDLREAAELRRDEPWYPRARAAQEALLAGGPFAELWPAVRPLTYGRWDAAAQAHAAASAGQTNPEARDRYAGTGAFDPGATAAALRELAAPVLVLAGEYDGHPSPDRATELAALFPHAEFTVQRGAGHFPWLDDAGAFSRTVAAFLDAEVRSVSAGGVRLAYRVWGEPSAPPVVLLHGRSGSSLTWTRIAGELAAEHRVYAPDFRGHGLSDWPGRYSFELFRDDLHAFLEARNLAGATVIGHSMGGVAACLLAQREPGLIGRLIIEDAPPLHPLDPPRPPAVRPEGPLGFDWPVVPDTDAQLNDPDPGLRDRLAEITAPTLVIGGGPASHIDQEQLARLADAIPGGTFVTVEAGHLVHTTRPDAFLAAVRSFGLG; encoded by the coding sequence ATGCCGACCTTCTCCGCGTACGACACCACCCCGCTCGCCTACCGCCTGGTGGGGGAGGGCGAGCCGCTGATCTGCCTGCCGGGCGGACCGATGCGGGCGAGCGCGTACCTGGGCGACCTCGGCGGACTCTCCGCCGTACGGCAGCTGGTCCTGCTCGACCTGCGCGGTACGGGGGACTCCGCCGTGCCCGAGGACCCCTCCACCTACCGCTGCGACCGGCTCGTGGACGACGTGGAGGCGCTGCGCGAGCACCTCGGCGCGGACCGCGTCGACGTACTGGCCCACTCCGCCTCCGCCGACCTCGCCCTGCTGTACGCCGCCCGGCACCCCGAGCGGCTGCGCACCCTGACCCTCGTCACGCCCAGCACCCGGGCCGTGGGCATCGAGGTGACCGGCCAGGACCTCCGCGAGGCCGCCGAACTGCGCCGCGACGAGCCCTGGTACCCGCGGGCGCGGGCCGCCCAGGAGGCGCTGCTCGCCGGAGGGCCGTTCGCCGAACTGTGGCCCGCCGTCCGCCCGCTCACCTACGGCCGCTGGGACGCGGCGGCCCAGGCCCATGCCGCCGCCTCCGCCGGGCAGACCAACCCGGAGGCGCGTGACCGCTACGCCGGTACGGGGGCCTTCGACCCCGGCGCCACGGCCGCCGCCCTGCGCGAGCTGGCCGCGCCGGTGCTCGTCCTGGCCGGGGAGTACGACGGGCACCCGAGCCCCGACCGGGCCACGGAGCTCGCCGCGCTCTTCCCGCACGCGGAGTTCACCGTCCAGCGGGGCGCTGGCCACTTCCCCTGGCTTGACGACGCGGGCGCCTTCTCCCGTACGGTCGCGGCCTTCCTCGACGCGGAGGTCCGGAGCGTGTCGGCGGGCGGTGTCCGGCTCGCGTACCGGGTGTGGGGCGAGCCCTCCGCCCCGCCCGTCGTCCTCCTCCACGGCCGGTCCGGCTCCTCCCTCACCTGGACCCGGATCGCCGGGGAACTGGCCGCCGAACACCGCGTGTACGCCCCCGACTTCCGGGGCCACGGGCTGAGCGACTGGCCCGGCCGCTACTCCTTCGAGCTGTTCCGTGACGACCTGCACGCCTTCCTGGAGGCCCGCAACCTGGCCGGTGCCACCGTGATCGGCCACTCCATGGGCGGGGTGGCCGCCTGCCTCCTCGCCCAGCGCGAGCCCGGCCTCATCGGGCGCCTGATCATCGAGGACGCCCCGCCCCTCCACCCGCTCGACCCGCCGCGCCCGCCCGCCGTCCGCCCCGAAGGCCCGCTCGGCTTCGACTGGCCCGTCGTCCCGGACACCGACGCTCAGCTGAACGACCCCGACCCCGGGCTCCGCGACCGGCTCGCGGAGATCACCGCCCCCACCCTGGTCATCGGCGGCGGCCCCGCCAGCCATATCGACCAGGAACAGCTCGCCCGGCTGGCGGACGCGATCCCCGGGGGCACGTTCGTCACCGTCGAGGCGGGCCACCTCGTCCACACCACCCGGCCGGACGCCTTCCTGGCGGCGGTCCGCTCGTTCGGCCTGGGGTGA
- a CDS encoding TetR family transcriptional regulator, whose product MARPGGRSARVQEAVHAAVRDLLGEVGRDALTVPLVAARAGVTPSTVYRRWGDLRELLSDVAVERLRPDADPADLGGLRADLEAWAEQFLDEMASPAGRAYIRDVLLGDPDGENAGRCSAYAAQQIGVVLERAARRGEPAPGVETVIDRLVAPVMYRVLFRPGRLDAAYAHGLVAHALAGR is encoded by the coding sequence ATGGCCCGCCCCGGCGGGCGCAGCGCACGGGTGCAGGAGGCCGTCCACGCGGCGGTCCGTGACCTCCTCGGCGAAGTGGGCCGGGACGCGCTCACCGTGCCCCTGGTGGCGGCCCGGGCCGGTGTCACCCCGTCCACCGTCTACCGCCGCTGGGGTGATCTGCGGGAGCTGCTCTCCGATGTCGCGGTCGAACGGCTGCGCCCGGACGCCGACCCCGCCGACCTCGGCGGCCTCCGGGCCGACCTCGAGGCGTGGGCGGAGCAGTTCCTCGACGAGATGGCCTCCCCGGCCGGGCGCGCCTACATCAGGGACGTGCTCCTCGGCGACCCCGACGGCGAGAACGCCGGCCGCTGCTCCGCGTACGCCGCACAGCAGATCGGGGTCGTGCTGGAGCGGGCCGCGCGGCGCGGCGAACCTGCTCCCGGCGTGGAGACGGTCATCGACCGGCTCGTGGCACCGGTCATGTACCGCGTCCTGTTCCGCCCCGGCCGCCTGGACGCCGCGTATGCGCACGGGCTGGTGGCGCACGCCCTCGCCGGGCGGTGA